From the genome of Biomphalaria glabrata chromosome 1, xgBioGlab47.1, whole genome shotgun sequence, one region includes:
- the LOC106053917 gene encoding cAMP-dependent protein kinase type II regulatory subunit-like codes for MNLEIPDGLGDLLRDFTVAVLKERPGDLYDFAVDYFTKARDARKPKDVPMYIIVEDDDEAGEPDRTAFKPKSTTGRYARRQSVSAERYNPEEDEDDDDHIIYPKTDEQRERLTKTVSGILLFRSLEPEQTQQVIDAMFEKKVSPGETVIRQGDDGDNFYVIDNGVYDVLVDIKGEEKKVHQFDNRGSFGELALMYNMPRSATVRSVTDGTLWAMDRNSFRKIVLKSAFKKRKKYETLLESVNILQNLDRYERMTLADALVSRVYQDGEPIIRQGDDPDGVYFVEEGHIRITISSPDGTETDIGTRTTSTYFGELALIENKPRTANVYAVGKVKVAFLERDCFERLLGPCVEIMKRNSQQYTMFVSN; via the coding sequence ATGAATTTAGAAATTCCAGACGGCCTGGGCGACCTGCTCAGAGACTTCACCGTGGCCGTGCTGAAAGAGCGGCCTGGGGACCTGTATGACTTCGCTGTGGACTACTTCACCAAAGCCAGGGACGCCAGGAAGCCGAAGGACGTTCCTATGTATATCATCGTGGAGGACGATGACGAAGCGGGAGAGCCGGACCGCACCGCCTTCAAACCCAAGTCCACGACAGGTCGTTACGCTCGCAGGCAGTCCGTGTCCGCCGAGAGATACAATCCGGAAGAAGATGAGGACGACGATGATCATATCATCTACCCGAAAACGGACGAGCAGCGCGAGAGACTGACCAAGACTGTTAGCGGTATTCTGCTCTTTCGCTCCTTGGAGCCGGAGCAAACGCAACAGGTTATCGACGCTATGTTTGAGAAAAAAGTCTCCCCCGGGGAGACGGTGATTCGCCAAGGAGATGACGGAGACAACTTTTACGTCATCGACAACGGCGTTTACGACGTCCTGGTGGATATCAAGGGAGAGGAGAAGAAAGTCCACCAATTCGACAACAGGGGGAGCTTCGGGGAGCTAGCCCTCATGTATAACATGCCTCGTTCTGCCACTGTTCGCTCCGTCACAGACGGCACGCTATGGGCCATGGACCGTAACTCCTTCCGGAAAATCGTCCTGAAATCTGCCTTCAAAAAGCGAAAGAAGTACGAGACCTTACTGGAGAGCGTCAACATCCTACAGAACCTCGATCGCTACGAACGCATGACCCTAGCCGACGCTCTCGTCTCTCGGGTCTACCAAGATGGCGAGCCCATCATTCGGCAAGGAGACGACCCCGACGGGGTCTACTTCGTCGAAGAGGGTCACATCCGCATCACCATTTCCTCCCCGGATGGTACGGAGACCGACATCGGCACCAGGACGACCAGCACCTACTTTGGGGAGCTGGCCCTCATCGAGAACAAACCTCGCACTGCCAACGTGTATGCCGTTGGTAAAGTGAAAGTAGCATTCCTAGAAAGGGACTGTTTCGAGAGACTTCTAGGCCCTTGTGTTGAAATCATGAAGAGAAACAGTCAACAGTACACCATGTTTGTATCCAATTAA